In Solidesulfovibrio carbinoliphilus subsp. oakridgensis, the sequence TCGTGGACGGCTCCCGACAGGCGGGCGTCGCTGCGGGGCAGGTAGAACTCCATGCCGCCGCCCATGCCCTCGCGCCAGGAAGCGCTCGAAAACGGACAGGCCCGGCGCACCACGCTGGCCACCCCGTCCGCGCCGATGACGTGGCGGCCCGTGAACTTCCGGCCGTCGGCCAGCCGCACCAGCCCCGTGGCCGGGTCCACGGCCGAAACCGGGCAGCCGGCCCGGACGTCGGCCCCGGCCTTGACCGCCTGGTCGAGGAGATGCTTGTCAAAGACCCGGCGCTTGGTGAAGTGGAAGGGGTAGAACAGCTCCCCGGCCGCGAGGGTCCGGCCGCGAAACCGGATGCGGTAGCCGGGCGAGGCGGCGTTGAAGACGCCGCTGGCGAGCAGGCCCTCGGCCGAGTCGCCGTAGACCCGCTCCAGCACGTCCACGGACTTCCAGGTGAGCAGTCCGGCGCACAGCTTGTCCCGGGGGAAGGGGGCCTTGTCGAGCAGAAGGACGTTGGCCCCTTTCCGGGCCAGGACGCAGGCCGCCGTGGAACCGGCCGGGCCCGCGCCGACAATGACGGCATCGTGGGTGGTGGTCATGGGTATGTGTGGTGGCTCAAAGGTTTCGGCCGCGCCCCCGGCCTCCCGGGCCGGGTTGCCAAGAGACGCCGCCCCGTCTAAAACGCGCAAACCATAACCGCACCGCGCGCGCGCGGCAATCCGCCGGCAGGTCCCCCCGTGACACCATCCCGACTCCCCCCTGAGGCCGTGGTCTTCGACTTCGACGGCACCCTGGCCGAACTGGTCCTCGATTTCACGGCCATGAAAAACGTCGTGGCCGCCTCGGCCGCCGCCTATTTGAGAACCGTGCCCCCGCCGGACGGCCTGCCGGCCCTCGAATACGCCGAACGGCTCGCCGGCCGCATCCGCAGCACCTCACCGGCCGACGCCGGCCGTTTTCTGGCCGCAGCAGCCGAGGGCATCCGAAACATGGAGACCGAGGCCGCCAAAAGCGCCCGGCTTTTTCCGGAAACACGGGCCGCCCTGGCCAGTCTCACCCGGCGGGGCATCGGCGTCGGCATCATCACCCGCAACTGCCGGGCCGCCGTGGATGTCGTCTTTCCCGATGCCCGGCAGTTCGCCGGCGTCATCCTGGCCCGCGACGAGGCCCGCCACGTCAAGCCCGATCCGCGCCACCTCCTCGACGCCCTGCGCGTCCTTGGCGCCACGCCCGAACGGTCGCTCATGGCCGGCGACCACCCCATGGACCTGGCCACGGGCAAGGCCGCCGGCAGCCTCACCGCCGGCGTGGCCAGCGGCCGGGTGACGCTCGAGGAACTGGCCCGGCACGGGCCGGACTACCTGGCCGCCGACGTGGCCGCGCTGGTGGCGATGCTATAAGAGAAGAGAAAGATGCCTCCGGCGGCCAGGGCTTTGCCCTGGACCCACCGGGGGGGATCATCCCCCCCGGACCCCCCGAAAGGGAGAAGGGTGGCGGGGCGAAGGGAGGGGGGATGCGCTATTTGGTCGTAGGGGCGCTGTTGGTTGTGGCGCTTTTCGGGTGCGCGGGCAAGGGCGGGAAGCCGGCCGAGCCGAAGACGTCGGGCTTTGCCTCGGCCGACGCCAAAAACGTCCACGACTTTCTGGTCAAGTATCCGGGGGTGGTCATGTCCGGCGACGTCAAGGCCATCCGCCGGCTCTACACCGACGACGCCCGGATCGTGCCGTTTCTCGGCAACGCGGTGCGGCCGGTCAAGGCCGGGGAAATGGGCAGGCGGCTGCCGGAGATGGTGGCCGCCGAGCGCGCCGCCAACCTGCGCATCGCCTTTCACGAGCCCATCCATATCGAGGCCAAGGGCGACCGGGCCTCGGCCCAGGTGGTGGCCGATCTCACCTGGCAGGAGCAGGGCAAGACCCGGCAGGCCGTCATGAATTGCTATTTCGGCCTGTCCCGGGACGAGAACTACCTGTGGAAGATCCGCGAGGCCCACGGCGAGCCGGTCAGGCCGGGATTCGCCCTGCCGGCCCAGAAGGCCCCGCTCAAGCCCCTGCCTCCCCGGGATCGGACGCTCAAGGGGTCGAAGAAAACGGTGCGCAAGGTCACGGGCGAGCCGCAGCCCCAGGCCGGGCCGGCCGCGCCGCCAGCACCAGCAGCGCCGCCCGTCCCGCCAGACACGGGTGCGCCGCCAGAACCGGCAGCCCCAGCCGGCGGGCAAACCCCACAACCCCTTTTCTAGCCATGAAATCCCGGTAGTTGCGGTAGTGGGCCGCCCCGGCCAGCCGCTCGGCCAGGGCCACCAGCCCGCCCATGGGCCAGGGGCCGGCCGGGACGGCGTAGTCGAGGACCAGCACGTGCCCGCCCGGCCGGGTGGCCCGGACCATCGCCCGGCCCATGGCCAGCCGGTCCGGCTCCCCGTTCTCGTGCAAGGCCAGGGTGATGGCGGTGGCGTCAAAGGCCCCGTCGGCCACGGCCAGGGTCCGGACATCCATGCGGGCAAAGGGCGGGGCGGCCGGGCCCGCCGCCCGGCGGGCCATGGCCAGCATGGCCGGCGACAGGTCGACGCCCCAGGCATCGAGGCCGGCCCGGCGAAGGAGCAGGGTCTGCCGGCCCGTGCCGCAGCAGAGGTCGAGGACCCGGCGCGCCCCGAGCCGGACGAGGACGTCCCGGACCAGCCGGCGCAGGGGGGCGAGGAAAAGGGCCGTGGCCGGGTCGTAGAGCCCGGCCAGGGACCGGTAGGGATCGGGCGTCACGTCCGTGGATATCGGGGAAACGTCAGTGGTTGCGGCCAAAGATCTCGGTCATGGCCCGCAGCCGGTCGGCCAGCCCGTGGTCGAACTGGTCCGGGACGGCCCGCCAGCTCCAGTTGCCCTTGGCCACGGACGGCATGTTCATGCGCGCCCCCTCGCCAAGGCACAGGAGATCCTGCATGGGCGTGACGGCCGTGGCCGCCCGGCTGGCCATGACCAGCCGGATGAGCTCCCAGGGCGTCTCCTCGGGCGTCACCTCCCGGCCGAGATAGGCATAGAGCGCCTTTTTGCCGTCCTCGCCGGCCTCGTCGGCCCGGGCCCAGCCGAGGGTGGTGTTGTTGTCGTGGGTGCCGGTGTAGGCCACCTGGTTGCGGTCGTAGTTGTGGGGCGCGTCGCGGTTTTCGGCGATCTCGGCCCCGAAGGCGAACTGGAGGATCTTCATGCCGGGAAAGCCGAAGGTGGCCATCAACTCCCGGACCTCGGCCGTGATCACGCCCAGGTTCTCGGCGATGATCGGCAGGGACGGGAACCGGCGCTGCATGGCCTTGAACAGGGCCAGTCCCGGAGCCTCGACCCACCGGCCGCGCACGGCCGTCTCCTCGTGGGCCTCGATCTCCCAGTAGGCCTCGAAGCCCCGGAAGTGGTCGAGCCGGATGATGTCGTAGAGTTCCATGTTGTGGCCCATGCGCCGCAGCCACCAGTCGAAGCCGGTCTTCTCGTGGACCGGCCAGTCATAGACCGGGTTGCCCCAGCGCTGGCCGGTCTCGCTGAAATAGTCGGGCGGCACGCCGGCCACGAGCAGCGGGCGCTTGTCCGGGCCGAGCTTGAAGAGCTTGGGGTTGGCCCAGACGTCGGCGCTGTCCTCGGTGACGTAGATGGGCATGTCGCCGATGACCTGGATGTCGTTTTCCCGCAGGTGCCGGCGCAGCCCCCGCCACTGGGACACGGCCAGATGCTGGACGAAGCGGATGTACTCGATTTCGTCGGTCTCGTGCTGGCGGACGTAATCCAGGGCATCGGCCCGGCGGTCGCGCAGTTCGGCCGGCCAGTCGGCCCAGCCCGCGCCGCCGCGCCGGCGCTTGATGGCCTTGAAAAGGGCGTAGTCGTCCAGCCAGGAGACCTCGTCATGGCAAAACGACTGGAACCGGGGGTCCCCGGCCAGCCGTTCCCGGCCCCGTTCGAAGGCCAGGCGCAACAGCTTGTCCTTGTAGATCTCCGCGCCCTCGTAGTCGGCCACGGCCGGGTTTTCCTGGACGTAGCCGGACTCGATGTCGGCCGCGTCGAGCCAGCCGTCCGTCACCATCTGCTCGGGGCTTATGAGAAGCGGATTGACGGCAAAGGCCGAATCGCTGCTGTAAGGCGAGTTGCCGATATAGGTCGAGGTCGGGGTCAGCGGCAGGATCTGCCAGTAGGACTGGGCCGCCTGGGTCAGGAATTGGGCGAATTGCCTGGCCCCGGGGCCAAAGTCGCCGATGCCGAACCGGGAGGGAAGCGAGGTGACGTGCAAAAGCACGCCGCTGGCTCTGCGTTGCATGGAAGACTCCTTTGGCGGACGATAAAGGAGGAATGTGGGGGAGGGAACCCCTTTTTTGCAAAAAAGGGGTTCCCTCCCCCNNNNNNNNNNNNNNNNNNNNNNNNNNNNNNNNNNNNNNNNNNNNNNNNNNNNNNNNNNNNNNNNNNNNNNNNNNNNNNNNNNNNNNNNNNNNNNNNNNNNCCCCCACACCCCCTCCTTCCCCAAAAAACTCCTAACGGGGGCGCATGGCGATTGCGTCGTCAAACAGCCTCGACATTCCGCGTCGATCCCTTGCTTTTCTTCAATTTCCCCTTTCAGGGGGTCCGGGGGGGCTGGAAAATCCCCCCCGGCCGCCGGAGGCATCTTCGCTTCTCTTTTCTCCTTTTCCCTTACTTTCGCGCCGGGCGCAGGAAGACGGCGGCGAGCGGCGGCAGGGTCAGGGTCAGGGAGTAGGGGTGGTCGAAGCTTTCGATGGCCTCGGCCATGACGGCCCCGGCGTTGCCGAGGCCCGAGCCGCCGTAGGCCCGGGCGTCGCTGTTCAAGAGCTCGGTCCACAGGCCCGGGGCCGGCACGCCGATGCGGTAGCTTTCGCGCGGCACGGGGGTGAAATTGAGGGCCACGAGCACCATCTCGCCGGGGCTTTTGCCGCGCCGCAGAAAGGACAGGACGCTGGCCTCGGCGTCGCGGTAGTCGATCCACTCGAAGCCTTCGGCCTTGAAGTCGCGTTCGTAGAGGGCCGGTTCGGCCTTGTAAAGCCGGTTCAGGTCGGCCACCCACTGGAAAATGCCCTGGTGCGGCGGAGATTCGAGCAGTTCCCACTGGGGTTCGGCGTCGTGGTTCCACTCCTGCCACTGGCCGAACTCGCCGCCCATGAACAGGAGCTTCTTGCCCGGGTGGCCGAACATGTAGCCGAAAAGGAGGCGCAGGTTGGCAAACCGCCGCCAGTCGTCGCCCGGCATCTTCGAGAGCAGGCTGCCTTTGCCGTAGACCACCTCGTCGTGGGACAGCGGCAGGACGAAGTTCTCGGAAAAGGCGTACCAGATGCTGAACGTCAGCTGGCTGTGGTGGTATTTGCGAAAGATGGGGTCGCGGGCGAAGTAGGCCAGGGTGTCGTGCATCCAGCCCATGTTCCACTTCATGCCGAAGCCAAGGCCGCCCAGGTAGGGCGGGCGGGACACCATGGGCCAGGACGTGGACTCCTCGGCCATGGTCTCGCAGTCCGGGAAGCGGGTGTAGACCATTTCGTTCAGGCGGCGCAAAAACTCGATGTTGTCGAGGTTTTCCCGGCCGCCGTGGATATTGGGAATCCATTCGCCCTCGCGGCGGGAGTAGTCGAGGTAGAGCATGGAGGCCACGGCGTCCACGCGCAGGGCGTCCACGTGGTAGTGTTTGAGCCAGAACAGGGCGCTCGAGATGAGGAAGGCCTTCACCTCGTAGCGGCCGGTGTTAAAGATGTAGCAGTTCCAGTCCGGGTGGTAGCCCTTTTTCGGGTCCGCGTGCTCGTAGAGGTGGGTGCCGTCGAAAAAGGACAGGCCGTAGCCGTCGGTGGGGAAGTGGGAGGGCACCCAGTCGAGGACCACGCCGATGCCGTTCTGGTGGAGCCGGTCGATGAGCGTCATGAAGTCCTGGGGCGTGCCGAAGCGGCTGGTCGGGGCGAAGTAGCCGAGCGTCTGGTAGCCCCAGGAGCCGAAGAAGGGGTGCTCCATGATGGGCAGGAATTCCACGTGGGAAAATCCCGCCCGCAGCACGTGCTCGGTGAGGCTGTCGGCCATCTCCAGGTAGGACAGGGACCGGTAGCGGTCCTCGTGGACGCGCCGAAATGAGCCGAGGTGGGCCTCGTAGATGGAAATGGGCGCGGAAAAGCCGTTTTTCTCCTGGCGCGAGGCCATCCAGGCGGCGTCCTGCCAGTCGTGGTCCAGGTCCCAGACGATGGAGGCGGTGTTGGGCGAGGTCTCCCAGTAGAAGGCGTAGGGGTCGCCCTTGTCGGCCCGGTAGTCGGCCACGCTGGAACTGATGTGGTATTTGTAGCGCACGCCCTTGCCGAGGCCCGGGACGAAGCATTCGTAGATGCCCGAGGCGTCGTGGCGCACGGCCATGGGGTGGCGGCCGGGCTCCCAGCCGTTGAAATCCCCGACCACGGACACGGACTTGGCGTTGGGGGCCCAGACCGCGAAGTGGACGCCGTCCTCGCCTTCCACGGCCATGGCCCGGGAGCCGAGCTTGTCCGGCAGGTCGAAATGGTTGCCCTGCTTGAACAGGTAAACGTCGTGCTCGGTCAGGCGCGACACGTCGTGGCGGGGGGGCTTGGCGTCCCACATGGTCATGTTGTCTCCTTGGGCCGCGCCGCTTCGGACGAGGCTTCCAGCAACAGATACGCAAAACGGCCCGTCCGGGCAATGCGCGGCGCTACGGAAAAGCGAGGCGGAGGCCGACGCCGACCTCGTGGACCGGGATCGCCCCGGCCAGGGCCACCTTGGCGGCCAGGTCGGTGCAGTGGCAGGGGTAGAGCGCGGCCACGCCCCTTTCGCGCAGGAACGCCGCCACCGCCGCCAGCTTGTCCGGGGCGGCGTGAAGGAGGTGGAGCCCGCCGACCACGGCGGCCACCCGCTTCTCGCCCGTCACGTCCCGGGCGTGGTCCACGATGTTGCGGATGCCGGCGTGGGAACAGCCCGTGACGACGACGAGGCCGTCCCGGCCGCGCCAGGCCAGGGCCGTGTCGTCGGGCAGGGTGTCCGGCACCGGTCCGGACGGGGTCTGGCGCAGGCCGATGGGCGCCGTGGCGTCGCCGGGATGTTTCTTCGGGATCTCGCCGAGAAAGACGAGGCGGTCGGTCAGGCGGACGGGCTGGCGGGTCAGGCGCAGGTCGAAAAAGCCGGCCAGGGCGTCCACGGCCAAAAGCGGGCCGATGGGCAGGCCGTCGGCCTGGCGCGGGGCCAGGGCGTCGGGGTGGGCGAAAAGCGCCGGCCGGGCGGCGGGGCGTCTTTCCAGGGCCTCTCCGGCGTAGTGGGCGATCAGATGGGAGAGGCCCCAGGTATGGTCCAGGTGGCCGTGGGACAGCACCACGGCATCCAGCCGGCGCAAGTCGATGTCCAGCCGGCCGGCGTTGGCGACGAGCACGCCGCTGTAGCCGCAGTCGAAGAGCGTGCAATGGTCCTGGTCCCGCAAAAAGAGCGCCAGGCCTGGCTCCCCGAGAAGGTAACGGTCGGTCAGGGTGTTGTTGTCCACAAGGACGGTCAGTTCCATGCAAGGCCCCCTGCGGGCGAGGGGGGCCACGAGTTGCAAAGAAAGTCAAGGATTCCCTGGACAAGAAGGCCGGAGTGGGGCATCAAATGATAAATAATCCCGTAGAAGGAGGGAGCCATGAAAATGAGACTGGTCACTGTGCTTGCGATGGGATTGCTCCTGGCCATGTTGGCCGTTGGCTGCAGCGTTTCGGTCGATCTGACACCGCCGCCGCCGGCTGGGTACGTGCGGGTGGTTGGCGCCGACACGGTCAATGTCCGGACCTGCCCCGCCCCCTCGTGCGAAGTGCGCACGGTGGCGTACCGTGGACAGGCGGTCCGGGTCTATGAATACCAGAACGGCTGGGCCCGCATCGTGGTGGTGGATTCCGGCGCTCCGGGCTGGATCGACGCCCGCTACCTGCGCCGGCCGTAGCCGCGTCCTGCTTCGCCGGATCGCCGTCATGACCCCGGGCGGCGGGCCGGCCTCATTTCGCGGGGACCCGAGGTGGGCACTCTATGAGGACGGGAATTCTTTTGACGATGGTGGCCGCGCTGTTTCTGAGCCTGGCCGGGTGCCGGGGATCCATGGAGATCACCCCGCCGAAGCTGAGTGGCCAAAGCCACGTCCAGGCCGGCCAGTAAAAGCGATCGCGACCGGGGCCGAATCCGGTTTTTGCCGGGAGGGACCGTCCCTCCCGGCCATTTTCCTTTCCACCCACCACCATCCGGCCCACCATCCGGGGGGTCCGGGGGGTCCGGGGGGGATGATCCCCCCCGGCCGCCGGAGGCATCTTCTCCCTTTTCGCCTTTTCCCTACCGACCGCCCACGCCGCAGATGGTGAAGCGTTCGCGCTTTTTCTGGCGCACGTC encodes:
- a CDS encoding geranylgeranyl reductase family protein, with protein sequence MTTTHDAVIVGAGPAGSTAACVLARKGANVLLLDKAPFPRDKLCAGLLTWKSVDVLERVYGDSAEGLLASGVFNAASPGYRIRFRGRTLAAGELFYPFHFTKRRVFDKHLLDQAVKAGADVRAGCPVSAVDPATGLVRLADGRKFTGRHVIGADGVASVVRRACPFSSASWREGMGGGMEFYLPRSDARLSGAVHEDLLADSPTVYAGFLRAGYGWVFPHRDVLAIGIGGHSVRHGKEFRKKFREFLAFLGLPPELADTARGHGLPYGNYLTRPWHGRTLLAGDAAGLVETLFGEGIYYALRSGELAGEAVAGALTRGADPTVLYGQGLRRDILPELVWSRKLRRVLYASQSWGFLPLLCFVRGGGRLLGEMVHGIRSYRLLLRRAKGPA
- a CDS encoding HAD family hydrolase encodes the protein MTPSRLPPEAVVFDFDGTLAELVLDFTAMKNVVAASAAAYLRTVPPPDGLPALEYAERLAGRIRSTSPADAGRFLAAAAEGIRNMETEAAKSARLFPETRAALASLTRRGIGVGIITRNCRAAVDVVFPDARQFAGVILARDEARHVKPDPRHLLDALRVLGATPERSLMAGDHPMDLATGKAAGSLTAGVASGRVTLEELARHGPDYLAADVAALVAML
- a CDS encoding class I SAM-dependent methyltransferase, with translation MAATTDVSPISTDVTPDPYRSLAGLYDPATALFLAPLRRLVRDVLVRLGARRVLDLCCGTGRQTLLLRRAGLDAWGVDLSPAMLAMARRAAGPAAPPFARMDVRTLAVADGAFDATAITLALHENGEPDRLAMGRAMVRATRPGGHVLVLDYAVPAGPWPMGGLVALAERLAGAAHYRNYRDFMARKGVVGFARRLGLPVLAAHPCLAGRAALLVLAARPARPGAAARP
- the malQ gene encoding 4-alpha-glucanotransferase, which codes for MQRRASGVLLHVTSLPSRFGIGDFGPGARQFAQFLTQAAQSYWQILPLTPTSTYIGNSPYSSDSAFAVNPLLISPEQMVTDGWLDAADIESGYVQENPAVADYEGAEIYKDKLLRLAFERGRERLAGDPRFQSFCHDEVSWLDDYALFKAIKRRRGGAGWADWPAELRDRRADALDYVRQHETDEIEYIRFVQHLAVSQWRGLRRHLRENDIQVIGDMPIYVTEDSADVWANPKLFKLGPDKRPLLVAGVPPDYFSETGQRWGNPVYDWPVHEKTGFDWWLRRMGHNMELYDIIRLDHFRGFEAYWEIEAHEETAVRGRWVEAPGLALFKAMQRRFPSLPIIAENLGVITAEVRELMATFGFPGMKILQFAFGAEIAENRDAPHNYDRNQVAYTGTHDNNTTLGWARADEAGEDGKKALYAYLGREVTPEETPWELIRLVMASRAATAVTPMQDLLCLGEGARMNMPSVAKGNWSWRAVPDQFDHGLADRLRAMTEIFGRNH
- the glgB gene encoding 1,4-alpha-glucan branching protein GlgB gives rise to the protein MTMWDAKPPRHDVSRLTEHDVYLFKQGNHFDLPDKLGSRAMAVEGEDGVHFAVWAPNAKSVSVVGDFNGWEPGRHPMAVRHDASGIYECFVPGLGKGVRYKYHISSSVADYRADKGDPYAFYWETSPNTASIVWDLDHDWQDAAWMASRQEKNGFSAPISIYEAHLGSFRRVHEDRYRSLSYLEMADSLTEHVLRAGFSHVEFLPIMEHPFFGSWGYQTLGYFAPTSRFGTPQDFMTLIDRLHQNGIGVVLDWVPSHFPTDGYGLSFFDGTHLYEHADPKKGYHPDWNCYIFNTGRYEVKAFLISSALFWLKHYHVDALRVDAVASMLYLDYSRREGEWIPNIHGGRENLDNIEFLRRLNEMVYTRFPDCETMAEESTSWPMVSRPPYLGGLGFGMKWNMGWMHDTLAYFARDPIFRKYHHSQLTFSIWYAFSENFVLPLSHDEVVYGKGSLLSKMPGDDWRRFANLRLLFGYMFGHPGKKLLFMGGEFGQWQEWNHDAEPQWELLESPPHQGIFQWVADLNRLYKAEPALYERDFKAEGFEWIDYRDAEASVLSFLRRGKSPGEMVLVALNFTPVPRESYRIGVPAPGLWTELLNSDARAYGGSGLGNAGAVMAEAIESFDHPYSLTLTLPPLAAVFLRPARK
- a CDS encoding MBL fold metallo-hydrolase, with amino-acid sequence MELTVLVDNNTLTDRYLLGEPGLALFLRDQDHCTLFDCGYSGVLVANAGRLDIDLRRLDAVVLSHGHLDHTWGLSHLIAHYAGEALERRPAARPALFAHPDALAPRQADGLPIGPLLAVDALAGFFDLRLTRQPVRLTDRLVFLGEIPKKHPGDATAPIGLRQTPSGPVPDTLPDDTALAWRGRDGLVVVTGCSHAGIRNIVDHARDVTGEKRVAAVVGGLHLLHAAPDKLAAVAAFLRERGVAALYPCHCTDLAAKVALAGAIPVHEVGVGLRLAFP
- a CDS encoding SH3 domain-containing protein — its product is MKMRLVTVLAMGLLLAMLAVGCSVSVDLTPPPPAGYVRVVGADTVNVRTCPAPSCEVRTVAYRGQAVRVYEYQNGWARIVVVDSGAPGWIDARYLRRP